The following coding sequences are from one Natrarchaeobaculum sulfurireducens window:
- the gdhB gene encoding glutamate dehydrogenase GdhB, which yields MTTANPKSEPNEESAVETARRQLERAAAHLDVDEGIVERLRHPRNVFRVTIPLERDDGTREMFTGYRAHHDSVRGPYKGGLRYHPDVTEEECVGLAMWMTWKCAVMDLPFGGAKGGVVVNPKTLSSAEKERLTRRFAEELRPVIGPMKDIPAPDMGTDPATMAWFMDAYSMQEGETSPGVVTGKPPVVGGSYGREKAPGRSVGIITREAIDYYGWDIEDLTIAVQGFGSVGANAARYLDDLGASIVAVSDVDGAIYDPDGLDTNDVEDHDETPGMVSGYDAPETLSNEALLELDVDILIPAAIGNVLTAENAREVKADLIVEGANGPTTSTADQIFEERGVAVIPDIIANAGGVTVSYFEWLQDINRRKWSLERVNEELETEMLSAWDAICAEYDARDVTWRDATYIVALSRIAAAHDARGLWP from the coding sequence ATGACAACAGCTAACCCGAAATCGGAACCGAACGAGGAGAGTGCCGTCGAAACAGCCCGCAGACAGCTCGAGCGGGCCGCTGCTCACCTCGACGTCGACGAGGGCATCGTCGAGCGACTGCGCCATCCCCGGAACGTCTTCCGGGTGACGATCCCGCTCGAACGCGACGACGGGACCAGGGAGATGTTCACGGGCTATCGCGCCCACCACGACAGCGTTCGTGGCCCGTACAAAGGCGGGCTGCGCTACCACCCCGACGTGACCGAAGAGGAGTGTGTGGGACTCGCGATGTGGATGACCTGGAAGTGTGCCGTAATGGACCTCCCGTTTGGCGGCGCGAAGGGAGGCGTCGTCGTCAACCCGAAAACGCTCAGCTCGGCCGAGAAAGAGCGTCTTACGCGTCGCTTCGCCGAGGAACTCCGCCCGGTCATCGGACCGATGAAGGACATCCCTGCCCCCGACATGGGGACCGATCCGGCCACGATGGCCTGGTTCATGGACGCCTACTCGATGCAAGAGGGCGAGACATCGCCGGGCGTCGTTACCGGCAAACCGCCGGTCGTTGGCGGTTCGTACGGACGTGAGAAGGCACCGGGACGAAGCGTCGGCATCATCACTCGGGAGGCGATCGACTACTACGGCTGGGACATCGAAGACCTGACTATCGCCGTCCAGGGCTTCGGCAGCGTCGGTGCGAACGCCGCACGCTACCTCGACGACCTCGGTGCCTCGATCGTCGCTGTCTCCGACGTGGACGGCGCAATCTATGACCCGGACGGACTCGACACTAACGACGTCGAAGACCACGACGAGACGCCCGGCATGGTCTCGGGCTACGACGCTCCCGAGACGCTCTCGAACGAGGCACTGCTCGAGCTGGACGTGGACATCCTCATCCCGGCGGCGATCGGGAACGTCCTCACGGCCGAGAACGCTCGCGAGGTCAAAGCCGACCTGATCGTCGAGGGCGCGAACGGCCCGACCACGTCGACGGCCGACCAGATCTTCGAAGAGCGCGGCGTGGCGGTGATTCCCGACATCATCGCCAACGCCGGCGGCGTCACCGTCTCGTACTTCGAGTGGCTCCAGGACATCAACCGCCGCAAATGGTCGCTCGAGCGCGTCAACGAGGAACTCGAGACCGAGATGCTCAGCGCCTGGGACGCGATCTGTGCGGAGTACGACGCCCGCGACGTCACGTGGCGCGATGCAACGTACATCGTTGCTCTCTCACGCATCGCGGCAGCGCACGACGCTCGCGGTCTCTGGCCCTGA
- a CDS encoding MaoC family dehydratase: MTGLYYEEFEVGRTIEHERRRTISESDNQRFCDMTMNQQPLHLDQEFAADTDFGERLVNGLYTMSLAVGISIPETTDGTIVANLSYDDVEHPAPVFHGDTIRVQSTVTDKRETSDGERGIVTMHVEVFNQDDELVCAFDRTVLSLKRHRAET, from the coding sequence ATGACTGGGCTCTACTACGAGGAGTTCGAGGTCGGCCGGACGATCGAACACGAGCGCCGTCGAACGATCAGCGAGAGCGACAATCAGCGTTTTTGTGATATGACGATGAACCAGCAGCCGTTACACCTGGATCAAGAGTTCGCTGCCGACACCGACTTCGGCGAGCGCCTGGTCAACGGCCTCTACACGATGAGCCTCGCCGTCGGGATCTCCATCCCCGAGACGACCGACGGTACGATCGTCGCGAACCTCTCGTACGACGACGTCGAACATCCGGCACCGGTCTTCCACGGCGATACCATCCGCGTCCAGTCGACGGTCACCGACAAGCGCGAGACCAGCGACGGCGAACGCGGCATCGTCACCATGCACGTCGAGGTGTTCAACCAGGACGACGAGCTCGTCTGTGCGTTCGATCGCACCGTTCTCTCGCTGAAACGCCACCGAGCCGAGACGTAG
- a CDS encoding DUF5658 family protein, whose product MSSDGAYSHHRIPIDVTPAALERALWALVALSLVGDVVTTFVGLHLGLAESNPIARSAIDGYGLAGMLALKTLAVGVGLACRPILPDVYKPIVPAGLAIPWTIAVGINLYMISSVV is encoded by the coding sequence ATGAGTTCCGACGGTGCGTACTCACACCACCGCATTCCCATCGACGTCACGCCGGCCGCCCTCGAGCGGGCGCTCTGGGCACTCGTCGCGCTCTCGCTCGTTGGGGACGTCGTAACGACGTTCGTGGGCCTCCACCTTGGACTGGCAGAATCGAACCCCATCGCACGGAGCGCGATCGACGGCTACGGACTGGCCGGGATGCTCGCACTGAAGACGTTGGCGGTTGGTGTCGGCCTGGCCTGTCGACCGATCCTCCCCGATGTGTACAAACCGATCGTCCCCGCCGGGCTCGCGATCCCGTGGACGATCGCCGTCGGTATCAACCTGTATATGATCTCGTCAGTGGTGTGA
- a CDS encoding acyl-CoA carboxylase subunit beta gives MDIRIAQGATDDEVSAIAAALAAHLGDSVEVYVGDASEPTVVYDHEGRSNDDGDASTARDGDSDEPALEPTSRERRLRDEIEDILEGGPEKYREQLPEEDKLFVRDRLDLWFGGEDDAFLFEDGTFAAFDDWHPDGVGEETDDRLPADGLITGGATFEGRDLHFMANDYTVKRGSMAAKGVEKFLRMQQRALKTGQPVLYLMDSSGGRIDQQTGFFANREGIGKYYYNHSMLSGRVPQICVLYGPCIAGAAYTPVFADFTIMVEGMSAMAIASPRMVQMVTGEEIDLEELGGPQVHARESGSADLVARDEEHARELVAQLITYLPDNADETPPQKAGKPPAKSPEGIDAVVPQEPNKGYDMVDVIDRIVDEGSYFELRPDYGAEIITAYARIDGRPVGIVANQPATRAGAIFPDAAEKAAEFIWKSDAFNIPLLYLCDTPGFMAGSQVEKEGILEQGKKMIYATSSATVPKQTVVVRKAYGAGIYAMGGPAYDPESVIGLPSGEIAIMGPEAAINAVYARKLAEIDDPDERDRRAQQLREEYREDIDIHRMASEVVVDEIVPPSELRRELVARFDFYADVEKSLPSKKHGTIL, from the coding sequence ATGGACATCCGTATCGCACAGGGTGCAACCGACGACGAAGTCTCGGCGATCGCGGCTGCCCTGGCCGCACACCTCGGTGACTCGGTCGAGGTATACGTCGGTGATGCGTCGGAACCGACTGTCGTCTACGACCACGAGGGGCGCTCGAACGACGACGGCGACGCGTCGACCGCGAGGGACGGCGACTCAGACGAGCCAGCGCTCGAGCCGACCAGCCGTGAACGACGGCTCAGAGACGAAATCGAAGACATCCTCGAGGGGGGGCCAGAGAAGTATCGCGAACAGCTCCCGGAGGAGGACAAACTCTTCGTCCGTGACCGCCTCGACCTCTGGTTTGGTGGCGAAGACGATGCCTTTCTCTTCGAAGACGGCACGTTCGCGGCCTTCGACGACTGGCACCCCGACGGCGTCGGCGAGGAGACGGACGACAGGCTGCCCGCGGACGGCCTCATCACCGGTGGAGCGACCTTCGAGGGTCGGGATCTGCACTTCATGGCCAACGACTACACCGTCAAACGCGGGAGTATGGCCGCAAAAGGCGTCGAGAAGTTCCTCCGGATGCAACAACGCGCGCTGAAGACCGGCCAGCCCGTCCTCTACCTGATGGACTCCTCCGGCGGCCGGATCGACCAGCAGACCGGCTTCTTCGCCAACCGCGAGGGCATCGGGAAATACTACTACAACCACTCGATGCTCTCGGGTCGAGTCCCCCAGATCTGTGTCCTTTATGGTCCCTGTATCGCCGGGGCGGCCTACACGCCGGTATTCGCGGACTTTACGATCATGGTCGAAGGGATGTCCGCGATGGCGATCGCCAGCCCGCGGATGGTTCAGATGGTCACCGGCGAAGAGATCGACCTCGAGGAGTTGGGTGGCCCGCAGGTCCACGCCCGCGAGTCCGGCTCCGCGGACCTCGTCGCCCGGGACGAAGAACACGCCCGCGAGCTGGTCGCCCAACTCATTACGTACCTGCCGGATAACGCCGACGAGACGCCGCCACAGAAAGCGGGTAAACCGCCCGCGAAGTCGCCCGAGGGCATCGACGCCGTCGTTCCACAGGAGCCGAACAAGGGATACGACATGGTGGACGTCATCGATCGGATCGTCGACGAAGGCTCGTATTTCGAGTTACGACCCGACTACGGCGCAGAGATCATCACGGCCTACGCCCGGATCGACGGCCGTCCCGTCGGTATCGTCGCGAATCAGCCCGCCACCCGCGCGGGTGCGATCTTCCCCGACGCCGCAGAAAAGGCCGCCGAGTTCATCTGGAAGTCGGACGCGTTCAACATCCCCTTACTCTACCTCTGTGATACGCCCGGCTTCATGGCCGGCTCACAGGTCGAAAAGGAGGGGATCTTAGAACAGGGCAAGAAGATGATCTACGCCACCTCATCGGCGACGGTACCGAAACAGACCGTCGTCGTCCGCAAGGCCTACGGCGCTGGCATCTACGCGATGGGCGGCCCGGCGTACGACCCCGAGAGTGTCATTGGCCTCCCCTCCGGCGAGATCGCGATTATGGGTCCTGAAGCGGCGATCAATGCCGTCTACGCGCGCAAACTCGCCGAGATCGACGATCCCGACGAACGCGACCGCCGAGCCCAACAACTCCGTGAGGAGTACCGCGAGGACATCGACATCCACCGAATGGCGAGCGAAGTCGTCGTCGACGAGATCGTTCCCCCGAGCGAGCTGCGCCGGGAACTCGTCGCCCGATTCGACTTCTACGCCGATGTCGAAAAGTCACTCCCGAGCAAAAAACACGGAACCATCCTGTAG